In a genomic window of Anoxybacter fermentans:
- a CDS encoding LegC family aminotransferase, which translates to MRIPLCEPYIKGNEWKYIKDCLDTNWVSSVGTYVNKFEELVSDYIGVNYGVATVNGTAAIHTALMVLGVGPGDKVLVPSLTFIASVNPICYCGAEPVFIDSEVNTFNIDPEKTIDKIEQMVKKGNKPKAVIVVHLYGHPADIDPIAEVCKKYDIKLIEDATEALGSKYKGRMVGSLGDIACFSFNGNKLITTGGGGMLVTNNKKWADHARYLIQQAKDDPENFIHNNIGYNYRLTNIQAALGVAQFENIEEFIESKRTTAMTYNKLLSKIPGITVNPEMEWAYNCFWLYSILIDEKEFGINSKTLLEKLNLRGVMARPFFKPLHHMPMFRKYDADIHVADWLWERGLNLPCSVGITLEEIQQVVDTICEIREEK; encoded by the coding sequence ATGCGGATACCTCTCTGTGAACCATATATAAAAGGTAATGAGTGGAAATATATTAAGGATTGTCTTGATACCAACTGGGTTTCTTCGGTAGGTACGTATGTAAATAAGTTTGAAGAATTAGTAAGTGATTATATTGGTGTAAATTATGGTGTGGCAACGGTAAATGGAACAGCGGCCATACATACAGCTTTAATGGTATTAGGGGTAGGGCCAGGTGATAAAGTTTTGGTACCTTCCTTAACTTTTATTGCATCTGTGAATCCTATTTGTTATTGTGGTGCAGAACCTGTATTTATTGATTCTGAAGTTAATACTTTCAATATAGATCCTGAAAAAACAATAGATAAAATCGAGCAGATGGTTAAGAAAGGTAATAAACCGAAAGCAGTAATTGTGGTTCATTTGTATGGTCATCCCGCCGATATTGATCCAATAGCTGAAGTTTGTAAAAAGTATGACATAAAATTGATAGAAGATGCCACTGAAGCTTTAGGATCTAAATATAAAGGTAGAATGGTAGGCTCATTAGGTGATATTGCCTGTTTTTCTTTCAATGGTAACAAATTAATTACCACCGGTGGAGGTGGAATGCTAGTTACCAACAATAAGAAGTGGGCTGATCATGCGCGCTATTTGATACAACAGGCGAAAGATGATCCGGAAAACTTTATTCATAACAATATTGGATATAATTATAGATTAACTAATATACAGGCTGCTCTGGGTGTAGCTCAATTTGAGAATATAGAAGAATTTATCGAAAGCAAAAGAACTACTGCTATGACTTATAATAAATTATTAAGCAAGATTCCGGGGATTACAGTCAATCCAGAGATGGAATGGGCATATAACTGTTTTTGGTTATATTCGATTTTAATTGATGAAAAAGAATTTGGAATCAATTCTAAAACTTTGTTAGAAAAACTTAATTTAAGAGGGGTTATGGCCAGACCCTTTTTTAAGCCACTCCATCACATGCCAATGTTTAGAAAATATGATGCAGATATTCATGTGGCAGATTGGCTTTGGGAACGAGGTCTGAATCTTCCGTGTTCTGTTGGAATTACGTTAGAAGAGATACAACAGGTTGTAGATACTATTTGTGAAATTAGGGAGGAAAAATGA
- a CDS encoding NAD-dependent 4,6-dehydratase LegB codes for MLLKNKKVLVTGAAGFIGSHLTERLVELGSRVKAFVRYNSKNNWGWLETSPVKDQIEVYQGDVRDFDAVYNAMLDVDVVFHLAALIGIPYSYVSPLAYIKTNVEGTYNVLQAARQLNIEKVVITSTSETYGTAQYVPIDEKHPLVGQSPYSASKIAADQLAISYFRSFSLPVTIARPFNTYGPRQSARAIIPTVITQILAGQKKIKLGNLYPTRDFNYVKDTVEGFIKIAESDNTLGEVINIGSNYEISMQKTVDLIIELIGEEVEIISDKQRIRPEKSEVERLWCDNTKILKLTDWRPRYNIREGLLETINWFKDNLKFYKPEIYNI; via the coding sequence ATGCTACTAAAAAACAAAAAAGTTCTCGTTACCGGCGCAGCCGGTTTTATTGGATCACATTTGACTGAAAGATTAGTTGAGTTAGGAAGCAGGGTTAAAGCGTTTGTTAGATACAACTCTAAGAATAATTGGGGTTGGTTAGAAACATCGCCAGTTAAAGATCAAATAGAGGTCTATCAAGGTGATGTTAGAGACTTTGATGCAGTATATAATGCAATGCTGGATGTAGATGTGGTATTTCATTTAGCAGCTTTAATTGGAATACCCTACTCATATGTATCACCTCTGGCATATATTAAAACAAATGTTGAAGGTACATATAATGTACTCCAGGCTGCAAGACAGCTTAATATTGAGAAAGTAGTCATTACATCTACAAGTGAAACCTATGGTACTGCCCAATATGTTCCCATTGATGAGAAACATCCATTAGTTGGCCAATCTCCATATTCAGCAAGCAAAATTGCAGCAGACCAACTGGCTATCAGTTATTTTCGCAGCTTTAGTCTTCCAGTTACTATAGCCAGGCCATTTAATACGTATGGTCCAAGGCAATCTGCAAGGGCAATTATTCCAACGGTTATAACACAAATTCTGGCAGGTCAAAAGAAGATTAAGTTGGGAAATCTGTATCCCACAAGAGATTTTAATTATGTAAAAGATACAGTTGAGGGATTTATTAAGATTGCTGAAAGTGATAATACTTTAGGTGAAGTGATTAACATTGGCTCAAATTATGAAATCAGTATGCAAAAAACAGTCGATTTAATTATTGAATTGATTGGAGAAGAAGTTGAAATTATTTCGGATAAACAACGAATTAGACCTGAAAAGAGTGAAGTAGAACGGCTATGGTGTGATAATACAAAAATTTTGAAATTAACAGATTGGAGACCCAGATATAATATTCGCGAAGGATTACTCGAAACTATTAATTGGTTTAAAGATAATCTAAAATTTTACAAACCCGAAATCTATAATATTTAA
- the fliS gene encoding flagellar export chaperone FliS: MLNNPYQAYQKTQIETASQGKLILMLFDGAIKFCKTALQGLEEKDYEKVNTNITKAQAIINELMITLDRESGGEIAQNLYLLYDYMFRRLITANIKKSSEMINEVLNMLVDFRQTWEEVIKLARKENYRTD; encoded by the coding sequence ATGTTGAATAATCCTTATCAAGCATATCAAAAGACCCAGATAGAGACTGCAAGTCAGGGTAAATTAATTCTTATGTTATTTGATGGAGCTATTAAATTTTGCAAGACTGCCTTACAGGGTTTAGAGGAAAAAGATTATGAAAAGGTTAATACTAATATTACCAAAGCCCAGGCAATAATTAATGAACTGATGATTACTTTAGACCGGGAATCAGGAGGAGAAATTGCTCAGAATTTATACCTTCTTTATGATTATATGTTTCGTAGATTAATTACTGCGAATATAAAGAAAAGCAGTGAGATGATCAATGAAGTTTTAAATATGTTAGTTGATTTTCGTCAGACCTGGGAAGAAGTAATTAAACTGGCTAGAAAAGAAAATTATAGGACTGATTAA
- a CDS encoding motility associated factor glycosyltransferase family protein, with the protein MNFLEKNLNLLKDFDKRLYERVCEWLSKEDIGSKFSVVKSRNGEPTLQFMDGDKIKFLTSAYNPTQEGKRWAEKVEEQKSYIVFGFALGYHLFELSKKKDVQRILVIEPNKEIFCLALKNRDLEWLFTNPIFMLSIAEEKKVIETQITIIIQNYYDNFTFVSFNIYSTNFAKECADLEKILNELIGFYILRVNTYTIFGKQWTDNFFKNLYFAITNPGIKGLFDRFKDVPIIIISAGPSLNKNIHLLKELKGKAVLLCVGTAYKALKRHGIKPDAITSFDGSAMNYEIFRGLDVQDIPLIFDPVIYPDILKDYKGPLITANVSNMFLSWFEKQMDISIGNILVGASIANVTFDIARKLGGNPIIFVGQDLAYTDGRSHAQGTIYEKRRIEAKGDISEVYVEDIYGRQVLSSRSFLVFLRWFENQIAKTKDRLIIDATEGGAKIRGTQIMPLAEVIEKYCQKEYPITETIQEFLETQKPCEEEMVNKALRALKNLKEELLQFNQKAKKGLKFVDKLQELFRCPETNQKRIQQILCRLDEIDKDIVKFENGKVFLQIIFQPLVLPILNGPEFKGKPGETQEEVNTRIIRSNRKLYDALNEISKIVLEMVEKTEKTFSEKISQVS; encoded by the coding sequence ATGAATTTTTTGGAAAAAAATTTGAATCTTTTAAAGGACTTTGATAAAAGATTATATGAACGGGTTTGTGAATGGCTATCTAAAGAAGATATAGGAAGTAAATTTTCTGTGGTCAAAAGTCGTAATGGTGAACCGACTTTGCAATTTATGGATGGAGATAAAATAAAATTTTTGACCAGTGCATATAATCCTACCCAGGAAGGTAAAAGATGGGCAGAAAAAGTTGAAGAACAGAAATCTTATATTGTCTTTGGTTTTGCATTAGGTTATCATTTATTTGAGTTGAGTAAAAAGAAAGATGTTCAACGCATTCTTGTTATTGAACCTAATAAAGAAATTTTCTGTTTAGCTCTTAAGAATCGAGATTTGGAATGGTTATTTACTAATCCAATTTTTATGTTATCAATTGCTGAAGAGAAAAAAGTAATTGAAACTCAAATTACTATCATCATCCAAAATTATTATGATAACTTTACTTTTGTTTCTTTTAACATTTATAGTACAAATTTTGCAAAAGAATGTGCTGATCTCGAGAAAATTCTTAATGAACTTATTGGATTTTATATTCTTAGAGTCAATACATATACTATATTTGGTAAACAATGGACCGATAATTTTTTTAAAAACTTATATTTTGCAATAACCAATCCAGGTATTAAAGGGTTATTTGATAGATTTAAAGATGTACCAATAATTATTATATCAGCAGGTCCATCTTTGAATAAAAATATTCATCTGCTAAAGGAGTTAAAAGGGAAGGCTGTATTATTATGTGTAGGAACAGCATATAAAGCGTTGAAACGACATGGAATTAAGCCTGATGCAATTACTTCTTTCGATGGATCGGCAATGAATTATGAAATATTTAGGGGCTTAGATGTTCAGGATATACCACTTATTTTTGATCCTGTTATTTATCCTGATATACTAAAAGATTATAAAGGCCCTCTTATTACTGCAAATGTTAGTAATATGTTTTTAAGCTGGTTTGAAAAACAGATGGATATATCTATAGGAAATATTTTGGTTGGAGCTTCTATTGCTAATGTAACTTTTGATATTGCACGTAAACTTGGTGGAAATCCAATTATCTTTGTTGGTCAGGATTTAGCCTATACAGATGGTCGTAGTCATGCACAGGGAACTATATATGAAAAAAGACGTATTGAAGCTAAAGGAGATATTAGCGAAGTCTATGTAGAGGATATTTATGGTAGACAAGTTTTAAGCAGTAGAAGTTTTTTAGTTTTTCTACGCTGGTTTGAAAATCAGATTGCTAAAACGAAAGATCGATTGATAATAGATGCTACTGAGGGAGGAGCAAAAATTCGCGGTACACAAATTATGCCCCTTGCTGAAGTTATAGAAAAATACTGTCAGAAGGAATATCCAATTACCGAAACAATTCAGGAGTTTTTAGAAACTCAAAAACCGTGTGAAGAGGAGATGGTAAATAAAGCTCTAAGGGCTTTAAAAAATCTCAAAGAAGAATTATTGCAGTTTAACCAGAAGGCAAAAAAAGGTTTGAAATTTGTTGACAAGTTACAGGAATTATTCAGATGTCCAGAAACAAATCAAAAAAGAATTCAACAGATTCTCTGTCGGTTAGATGAGATAGATAAAGATATTGTTAAATTTGAGAATGGAAAAGTATTTTTGCAAATTATTTTTCAACCATTGGTTTTACCCATTTTAAATGGGCCAGAATTTAAAGGCAAACCGGGGGAGACTCAAGAAGAGGTAAATACCCGGATTATACGTTCTAATCGAAAACTTTATGATGCTTTAAATGAAATTTCAAAAATTGTACTAGAAATGGTTGAAAAAACAGAAAAAACTTTTTCTGAGAAGATAAGCCAGGTTTCTTAA
- a CDS encoding motility associated factor glycosyltransferase family protein, with amino-acid sequence MGEFFLIETREGTPSLGYRENEREIRLHSIYAPLREAAKFIHSRKKEIDKAKAILVYGLGMGYHLKELEKYLTPNKKVYVLEMNPKILKYTKQVFSISEYKKRGFIFLVSDNLNKVKSFISNLITEYNKDEFLLLIHQPSLKIIPENCLPIRHLLEDWEIKRETFDRYSEVMEKNFEENILRIKDYYFIEPFKNKFKDIPIVIVSAGPSLKYNKHHLLELKGKALIFAVGSVVKLLVKMGLIPDCMVITDPHLSVCRQIENLDLEIPLFFFPTIQPQIVQNYKGPKVVLFQKGFEKSENLARKCSFTLIETGGSVATTALELAIYFGGNPIIFVGQDLAYTEGKSHVEGSTSYQFKPRLNSRWVKGINGELISTGKNLSIYLKWIENKIFQNPHIQFIDATEGGAYIEGTQILSLEQVKNELDTHIQIDSLLQEALKKEMGA; translated from the coding sequence ATGGGAGAGTTTTTTTTAATTGAAACTCGAGAGGGAACTCCTTCACTTGGTTATAGAGAAAATGAGCGGGAGATTCGTCTTCATAGTATTTATGCACCGTTACGTGAAGCAGCTAAATTTATTCATTCGCGTAAAAAGGAGATCGATAAAGCCAAAGCAATATTGGTATATGGTCTGGGAATGGGTTATCACTTAAAAGAATTAGAAAAATATTTAACTCCAAATAAAAAAGTATATGTTCTGGAGATGAATCCTAAAATTTTGAAATATACTAAACAAGTATTTTCAATCTCTGAATACAAAAAAAGAGGTTTTATTTTTTTGGTTTCCGATAACTTAAATAAGGTTAAATCTTTTATCTCAAATCTTATAACTGAATATAATAAAGATGAATTTCTTTTGTTAATTCATCAACCTTCTTTAAAAATAATTCCTGAAAATTGTTTACCTATCAGGCATTTATTAGAAGATTGGGAAATCAAAAGGGAAACTTTTGATCGCTATAGTGAGGTCATGGAAAAGAATTTTGAGGAGAATATCTTAAGAATCAAAGATTATTATTTTATTGAACCCTTTAAAAATAAATTTAAAGATATACCAATTGTGATCGTATCTGCAGGTCCATCTTTAAAATACAACAAACATCACTTACTAGAATTGAAAGGTAAAGCTTTAATTTTTGCTGTAGGAAGTGTAGTTAAACTTCTTGTAAAGATGGGGCTTATACCTGATTGTATGGTTATTACTGATCCCCATCTAAGTGTATGTAGGCAAATAGAAAATCTTGATCTTGAAATTCCGCTTTTTTTCTTTCCGACTATTCAACCTCAGATTGTCCAAAATTACAAGGGGCCTAAAGTTGTTTTATTTCAAAAGGGATTTGAAAAAAGTGAAAATCTGGCCCGTAAATGTTCTTTTACATTGATAGAGACAGGTGGATCGGTAGCGACCACTGCTTTGGAGTTGGCTATTTATTTTGGAGGGAATCCAATTATTTTTGTAGGCCAGGATTTAGCTTACACCGAAGGAAAATCTCATGTTGAGGGTAGTACTTCCTACCAATTCAAACCCAGGTTGAATAGTCGTTGGGTGAAAGGTATAAATGGAGAGTTGATATCAACTGGCAAGAATTTGTCAATATACTTAAAATGGATAGAAAATAAGATTTTTCAAAATCCACATATACAATTTATTGATGCAACTGAAGGTGGAGCTTATATTGAGGGAACACAGATTCTGTCTTTAGAGCAGGTAAAAAATGAATTAGATACACATATTCAAATAGATTCCCTATTACAAGAAGCATTGAAAAAGGAAATGGGGGCTTAA
- the fliD gene encoding flagellar filament capping protein FliD → MTFRIGGLSSGLDTSGLIEQLMQIERRPLVQLQNKQHLLELKKDLFSEINSSLSTLQSKVKNLLKNLTFNPVKASSNNENVVTITTDENAIVGTYELNVTKLATATSITSINVLNSAADTAASVTSSQTVSSSGSIDTTKSFLNAGFKTSIDNTQITVTINGISFSIDPSTTTVDQFMSEVNGSDAGVTISYDSTTDKFTIQSKDVGSDAQITISDNGKNFFEAFYITETTYKGSGTADPDAKLINSQIDGLTSQGGVFYFKINGYAFNFDENTHSLNDIINTVNNSDAGVNMIYDPVTDKIIISNVETGNNYIQFEDVQGNFLQAIGVHDPNDPNFAQNNQILGQEASFTLNGASMTRDSNEFEINGVTFKLQGTGSATVVVEKDIDAIYNSIKEFVDQYNSTIELLNTRLSEEKVEDATTDTGLSKGLLRGDSTLIGLRSALRQIVTENVSGLTNTYDSLMDIGITTTSDDFGKSGLLEIDETKLRDALEKNPDAVQKLFFEDKDGDETVDNGETGVAAKLYNEIQQYISTSTTTYNGRSYKVGIIPMRIDSLAQEIDRYDDQIETFEERLELVEARYWRQFTALEQALSQLYNQGNWLSSQLSTLPSYKNG, encoded by the coding sequence ATGACTTTTCGAATAGGTGGTTTGTCTTCTGGCCTTGATACTTCGGGTCTGATTGAGCAACTGATGCAAATTGAGCGCAGGCCTTTAGTACAACTTCAAAACAAGCAACATTTATTGGAGTTGAAAAAGGATTTGTTTTCTGAAATTAACTCTAGTTTGTCAACATTACAGAGCAAAGTTAAAAACCTGCTTAAAAATTTAACTTTTAACCCTGTTAAAGCTTCTTCAAATAATGAGAATGTAGTTACTATTACAACCGATGAGAATGCAATTGTGGGAACATATGAGTTAAATGTAACCAAGCTTGCTACTGCTACGTCTATTACCAGTATAAATGTTTTGAATTCAGCTGCGGATACGGCAGCTTCAGTTACAAGTTCACAAACAGTGAGTAGTTCAGGTTCCATTGACACTACAAAAAGTTTTTTAAATGCAGGTTTTAAAACTTCTATAGATAATACGCAGATTACTGTTACAATTAATGGTATTAGCTTTTCAATTGACCCGAGTACTACAACTGTTGATCAATTCATGAGTGAAGTAAACGGAAGTGATGCAGGGGTAACAATTAGTTATGATAGTACTACTGATAAGTTTACTATTCAATCTAAGGATGTTGGCTCTGATGCTCAAATTACCATTTCAGATAATGGTAAGAACTTTTTTGAAGCATTTTATATTACGGAGACAACTTATAAAGGGAGTGGAACAGCTGATCCTGATGCAAAACTTATTAATTCCCAAATCGACGGTCTTACCTCTCAAGGAGGAGTTTTTTACTTTAAAATTAATGGTTATGCTTTCAACTTTGATGAAAACACGCATAGTTTAAATGATATAATAAATACTGTAAATAATTCTGATGCGGGAGTTAATATGATCTACGATCCAGTAACAGATAAGATTATCATTTCTAATGTGGAAACGGGCAATAATTATATTCAGTTTGAAGATGTACAGGGAAATTTTCTTCAAGCAATTGGTGTGCATGATCCAAATGATCCTAATTTTGCACAAAATAATCAAATTTTAGGTCAAGAGGCTTCCTTTACTTTAAATGGTGCGTCAATGACCAGGGATTCCAATGAATTTGAGATTAATGGAGTTACCTTTAAATTACAGGGTACTGGTAGTGCGACAGTGGTTGTTGAAAAAGATATAGATGCCATCTATAATTCTATTAAGGAATTTGTTGACCAATATAATTCTACTATTGAACTTTTAAATACACGTCTCTCTGAAGAAAAGGTTGAAGATGCTACTACAGATACTGGATTAAGTAAAGGATTACTCCGTGGAGATTCTACACTTATAGGTTTACGAAGTGCATTAAGACAGATAGTTACAGAGAATGTAAGTGGCCTTACCAATACATATGATTCTCTTATGGATATTGGAATTACTACTACGAGTGATGATTTTGGTAAATCAGGTCTATTGGAGATTGATGAAACTAAATTACGTGATGCATTAGAAAAAAATCCTGATGCTGTTCAGAAGTTATTTTTTGAAGATAAAGATGGTGATGAAACAGTTGATAATGGTGAAACAGGTGTAGCAGCCAAGTTATATAATGAGATTCAACAGTATATCAGTACTTCGACTACTACTTATAATGGACGTTCTTATAAAGTGGGAATCATACCTATGCGAATAGATTCTCTGGCTCAAGAAATTGATAGGTATGATGATCAAATTGAAACTTTTGAAGAGAGGTTAGAACTAGTAGAAGCACGTTATTGGCGGCAATTTACCGCTTTGGAGCAAGCTTTGTCTCAACTTTATAACCAGGGAAATTGGTTAAGTAGTCAATTAAGCACATTACCATCTTATAAAAATGGATGA
- a CDS encoding flagellar protein FlaG, which produces MNVKSIQNSSSFTNLKTAEVKKDNQEIMITNDNQKQLNFTLFKEKDKDSLKQSLNEITKGLNEMVKIFNRKLDFVIHEDTKRLLVKVIDTETDKVIREIPPEELLDLVARMRETFSIFIDVRV; this is translated from the coding sequence ATGAATGTTAAAAGTATTCAAAACAGTTCTTCCTTTACAAATTTAAAAACTGCGGAAGTAAAAAAAGATAATCAGGAAATAATGATTACAAATGATAATCAAAAACAGTTAAACTTTACTTTATTTAAAGAAAAGGATAAGGATAGTTTAAAGCAATCTCTTAATGAGATAACAAAAGGTTTGAACGAAATGGTAAAAATCTTCAATAGAAAACTTGATTTTGTCATTCACGAGGATACCAAACGTTTGTTGGTCAAGGTGATCGATACAGAAACAGATAAAGTAATTAGGGAAATACCACCTGAAGAACTTTTAGATCTGGTGGCAAGGATGAGGGAAACTTTTAGTATTTTTATCGATGTTAGGGTTTAA
- a CDS encoding flagellin — protein sequence MRINHNISALNAWKTLRNTDVAMGKSLEKLSSGLRINRAADDAAGLAISEKMRSQINGLNQAIRNAQDGISLIQTAEGALNETHSILQRMRELAVQAANDTLITSDRAKIQEELKALQSELSRIASTTEFNTKKLLDGTFNGRLQVGANTGQYISISIATMGATALGITNGAINISSGISATQQVSNANALIGKLDSAISSVSTERAKLGAYQNRLEHTIANLETAAENLTAAESRIRDVDMAAEMMNFTKQQILMQAGTAMLAQANMKPQSVLQLLG from the coding sequence ATGAGAATTAATCACAACATTTCTGCATTGAATGCGTGGAAGACTTTGAGAAACACTGATGTTGCAATGGGTAAGTCTTTAGAAAAATTGTCTTCCGGTCTTAGGATTAACCGTGCTGCTGATGATGCTGCAGGTCTGGCAATCTCTGAAAAAATGCGTAGTCAGATCAACGGTTTGAATCAAGCAATTCGGAACGCGCAGGATGGTATTTCTTTAATCCAGACTGCAGAAGGTGCTTTAAATGAAACCCATTCTATCCTTCAGCGGATGAGAGAATTGGCTGTACAGGCTGCTAATGATACTCTTATTACTTCTGACCGTGCAAAGATTCAAGAAGAATTAAAGGCTTTGCAAAGTGAGTTGAGTAGAATTGCAAGTACTACTGAGTTTAACACTAAGAAGCTACTTGATGGTACATTTAATGGTAGACTTCAAGTTGGTGCAAACACTGGTCAATATATAAGTATATCTATTGCTACTATGGGTGCTACAGCATTGGGCATAACTAATGGCGCAATTAACATTTCAAGTGGTATAAGTGCTACTCAACAGGTATCTAACGCAAATGCGCTTATAGGTAAGTTAGACTCAGCTATTTCCAGTGTATCTACTGAGCGTGCTAAACTTGGTGCTTATCAGAACCGTCTGGAGCATACCATTGCTAACCTGGAAACTGCTGCTGAGAACCTGACAGCAGCCGAATCCCGGATTAGAGATGTTGATATGGCTGCTGAGATGATGAACTTTACAAAACAGCAAATTCTCATGCAAGCTGGTACTGCAATGCTTGCTCAGGCTAATATGAAACCACAATCAGTATTACAACTCCTGGGTTAA
- the csrA gene encoding carbon storage regulator CsrA, with amino-acid sequence MLILTRKKDESILIGDDIKITVVDFQKNQVKLGIEAPKDLIILREELIKEVEKENQKAVQIDMDTLGEISKMFTRTYNNENEV; translated from the coding sequence TTGTTGATTTTGACGAGAAAAAAAGATGAAAGTATTTTGATTGGTGATGATATAAAAATTACTGTTGTAGATTTTCAAAAAAATCAAGTAAAACTTGGTATTGAAGCGCCGAAGGATTTGATAATTTTACGCGAAGAATTAATTAAAGAAGTTGAAAAGGAGAATCAAAAGGCAGTTCAGATTGATATGGATACACTAGGTGAGATTTCAAAAATGTTTACCAGGACATATAATAATGAAAATGAGGTATAA
- the fliW gene encoding flagellar assembly protein FliW, with the protein MKVKTVRFGELEYKEKDVLTFSKGIIGFSSEHQFILLSKVIEAPFMWLQSLKTPDLAFVVLDPWIVLPDYQFELTEEVKKRLKITRKEQVMTLGITVVSDNPRKITINLRAPLIINVENRLGEQIILPDDKYSIRHPILTG; encoded by the coding sequence ATGAAAGTTAAGACAGTACGTTTTGGTGAATTGGAATATAAAGAAAAGGATGTATTAACTTTTTCAAAAGGAATAATTGGATTTTCCAGTGAGCATCAATTTATACTTTTAAGTAAAGTAATTGAGGCTCCATTTATGTGGCTTCAATCTTTAAAAACACCGGATTTAGCTTTTGTTGTTTTAGATCCCTGGATTGTATTGCCAGACTATCAGTTTGAGTTAACTGAAGAAGTGAAAAAAAGACTTAAGATTACGAGAAAAGAACAGGTGATGACTTTAGGGATTACAGTAGTATCCGATAATCCCCGAAAAATAACCATAAATTTGAGAGCACCACTTATAATAAATGTAGAAAACAGGTTAGGTGAACAAATTATTTTACCAGATGATAAATACAGTATCCGTCACCCGATATTGACTGGATAG
- a CDS encoding DUF6470 family protein: MDIKIYQQPALIGLDIKQPAIKIKQIPSEIHRQSGKVKLDIKQEYGQVQVDGTRCREKIGFYDYDLFMKKIVREGYKTALEGIQRRVQEGFQMADVHENRGIVAKITAEKAWIKPGQIEVGFKPGPEITYRDGSLAFEPEIKPDKYDVSFYQVNVNLDWGKVNMYLRQKNYIDVKWTGNVLDFVR; the protein is encoded by the coding sequence ATGGATATTAAAATATATCAACAACCTGCTCTAATTGGCTTGGATATCAAACAGCCTGCAATAAAAATTAAACAAATACCATCTGAAATTCATCGCCAGAGTGGTAAGGTTAAACTGGATATTAAACAAGAATATGGCCAGGTGCAGGTAGATGGTACCCGGTGTAGGGAGAAAATTGGATTTTATGATTATGACCTATTTATGAAAAAGATAGTTAGAGAAGGGTATAAAACTGCTTTAGAAGGGATTCAGCGCCGGGTACAGGAGGGCTTTCAAATGGCTGATGTTCATGAAAATAGAGGAATTGTGGCTAAAATAACTGCCGAAAAAGCCTGGATAAAGCCAGGCCAGATTGAAGTAGGTTTTAAACCAGGGCCAGAAATTACTTACAGAGACGGTTCTTTAGCTTTTGAACCAGAAATTAAACCTGATAAATATGATGTTTCTTTTTATCAAGTTAATGTAAACCTGGATTGGGGTAAAGTTAATATGTATTTAAGACAAAAGAATTATATTGATGTTAAATGGACTGGTAATGTGTTGGATTTTGTCAGGTAA